A single Dreissena polymorpha isolate Duluth1 chromosome 14, UMN_Dpol_1.0, whole genome shotgun sequence DNA region contains:
- the LOC127858942 gene encoding galactose-3-O-sulfotransferase 2-like isoform X1 has protein sequence MHCRIISKLVCCDWLILQEKSGARRVMPALSWLPKTQLLRSKPFLVCVVLVLLGLLLVHSSRRKAVLVEWTPEYSQPRSGRHVALGNGSAFDILLTNAFDVIFNATRLNIDLENKTHGKPEAKINVSFETSPEKTRILTKNVSQEEVSKPGGLKYETSSQCTKQINVSFLKVHKAGSTTVMNIFLRFAISHNLNLVLPRNSRGYGFNYLGYGKTVSSDRIVPLPPNERYNILCNHVVYNKEKFREILPPNTSYIGIIREPVSHFISAATYYGFYKRLSINKTQGHVMGDFLRDPSAHAISTSFVRNRMSFDFGIPDSEFENETFIGTYIKELDKDFALVLIMERFPESLVLMRRKLCWSTKDILYVPLNALRSKPEFQLTDEDIHRLRDWNGADFRLYDYFKIKFDQLVKQEGNDLQEEVKSFLEIKKTVAEFCFGESSDFNASFPASKWSAGFNVTLEDCDLMTEDELPLLRNLIDEAWEKYQKSQPLSTSPVSSSIAMPTTTAASTK, from the exons ATGCATTGTAGGATTATATCCAAGTTG GTCTGCTGTGACTGGCTGATTCTGCAAGAAAAGTCGGGTGCACGGAGAGTGATGCCGGCGTTGTCATGGTTACCGAAAACGCAGCTGCTACGTAGTAAACCGTTCTT GGTATGTGTTGTGTTAGTTTTGTTGGGACTCCTGTTGGTACACAGCTCTCGCCGGAAGGCCGTCCTGGTGGAATGGACGCCGGAATACTCTCAACCAAGAAGTGGACGCCATGTCGCTCTCGGAAACGGTAGTGCCTTCGACATATTACTTACAAATGCGTTTGATGTGATTTTTAATGCAACTCGTCTCAACATCGATCTGGAAAACAAAACTCACGGAAAACCCGAAgccaaaataaatgtttcatttgaaACCAGTCCAGAAAAGACTCGAATATTGACTAAGAATGTATCTCAGGAAGAAGTATCCAAACCTGGCGGGTTGAAATATGAGACAAGCAGCCAATGTACTAAACAGATAAATGTCAGTTTTCTGAAGGTCCATAAAGCTGGTAGCACCACTGTGATGAACATATTTCTACGATTCGCAATCAGTCATAACTTGAACTTAGTTCTTCCACGCAATTCTCGAGGTTATGGATTTAATTACCTAGGTTATGGGAAAACCGTTTCTAGTGACCGAATCGTTCCGCTACCACCAAACGAACGTTACAACATATTGTGCAATCATGTAGTTTATAACAAAGAAAAATTCCGAGAGATTTTACCACCGAATACCTCATATATCGGGATTATTCGCGAGCCGGTGAGCCATTTTATTTCTGCGGCCACATACTATGGATTCTATAAAAGACTgtctataaataaaacacaagGACACGTGATGGGAGATTTCTTGCGCGACCCATCGGCGCATGCCATAAGCACTTCATTTGTTCGAAACCGGATGTCGTTCGACTTTGGAATTCCTGATTCGGAATTCGAAAACGAGACGTTCATAGGGACCTATATCAAAGAACTTGACAAGGACTTCGCCCTAGTTCTAATCATGGAGCGTTTCCCAGAATCCTTGGTTCTAATGCGGAGAAAGCTGTGTTGGAGCACAAAGGACATACTGTATGTTCCGCTCAATGCGCTCCGAAGCAAACCGGAATTCCAGCTCACAGACGAAGATATTCACCGACTTCGGGACTGGAACGGCGCGGATTTTAGACTCTATgactattttaaaattaaatttgaccAATTAGTAAAACAGGAAGGAAATGATTTACAGGAGGAAGTCAAGAGCTTTCTCGAAATCAAAAAGACAGTCGCTGAGTTTTGTTTTGGGGAATCTAGTGATTTCAATGCGTCATTTCCGGCCTCGAAGTGGAGCGCTGGGTTCAATGTCACCTTAGAGGACTGTGATCTGATGACAGAAGACGAGCTTCCGTTGCTCAGAAACCTGATCGACGAGGCGTGGGAGAAGTACCAAAAGTCACAGCCTTTATCTACATCACCTGTATCGTCATCTATAGCAATGCCGACTACAACGGCGGCGTCAACCAAATAA
- the LOC127858942 gene encoding galactose-3-O-sulfotransferase 2-like isoform X2 — MPALSWLPKTQLLRSKPFLVCVVLVLLGLLLVHSSRRKAVLVEWTPEYSQPRSGRHVALGNGSAFDILLTNAFDVIFNATRLNIDLENKTHGKPEAKINVSFETSPEKTRILTKNVSQEEVSKPGGLKYETSSQCTKQINVSFLKVHKAGSTTVMNIFLRFAISHNLNLVLPRNSRGYGFNYLGYGKTVSSDRIVPLPPNERYNILCNHVVYNKEKFREILPPNTSYIGIIREPVSHFISAATYYGFYKRLSINKTQGHVMGDFLRDPSAHAISTSFVRNRMSFDFGIPDSEFENETFIGTYIKELDKDFALVLIMERFPESLVLMRRKLCWSTKDILYVPLNALRSKPEFQLTDEDIHRLRDWNGADFRLYDYFKIKFDQLVKQEGNDLQEEVKSFLEIKKTVAEFCFGESSDFNASFPASKWSAGFNVTLEDCDLMTEDELPLLRNLIDEAWEKYQKSQPLSTSPVSSSIAMPTTTAASTK; from the exons ATGCCGGCGTTGTCATGGTTACCGAAAACGCAGCTGCTACGTAGTAAACCGTTCTT GGTATGTGTTGTGTTAGTTTTGTTGGGACTCCTGTTGGTACACAGCTCTCGCCGGAAGGCCGTCCTGGTGGAATGGACGCCGGAATACTCTCAACCAAGAAGTGGACGCCATGTCGCTCTCGGAAACGGTAGTGCCTTCGACATATTACTTACAAATGCGTTTGATGTGATTTTTAATGCAACTCGTCTCAACATCGATCTGGAAAACAAAACTCACGGAAAACCCGAAgccaaaataaatgtttcatttgaaACCAGTCCAGAAAAGACTCGAATATTGACTAAGAATGTATCTCAGGAAGAAGTATCCAAACCTGGCGGGTTGAAATATGAGACAAGCAGCCAATGTACTAAACAGATAAATGTCAGTTTTCTGAAGGTCCATAAAGCTGGTAGCACCACTGTGATGAACATATTTCTACGATTCGCAATCAGTCATAACTTGAACTTAGTTCTTCCACGCAATTCTCGAGGTTATGGATTTAATTACCTAGGTTATGGGAAAACCGTTTCTAGTGACCGAATCGTTCCGCTACCACCAAACGAACGTTACAACATATTGTGCAATCATGTAGTTTATAACAAAGAAAAATTCCGAGAGATTTTACCACCGAATACCTCATATATCGGGATTATTCGCGAGCCGGTGAGCCATTTTATTTCTGCGGCCACATACTATGGATTCTATAAAAGACTgtctataaataaaacacaagGACACGTGATGGGAGATTTCTTGCGCGACCCATCGGCGCATGCCATAAGCACTTCATTTGTTCGAAACCGGATGTCGTTCGACTTTGGAATTCCTGATTCGGAATTCGAAAACGAGACGTTCATAGGGACCTATATCAAAGAACTTGACAAGGACTTCGCCCTAGTTCTAATCATGGAGCGTTTCCCAGAATCCTTGGTTCTAATGCGGAGAAAGCTGTGTTGGAGCACAAAGGACATACTGTATGTTCCGCTCAATGCGCTCCGAAGCAAACCGGAATTCCAGCTCACAGACGAAGATATTCACCGACTTCGGGACTGGAACGGCGCGGATTTTAGACTCTATgactattttaaaattaaatttgaccAATTAGTAAAACAGGAAGGAAATGATTTACAGGAGGAAGTCAAGAGCTTTCTCGAAATCAAAAAGACAGTCGCTGAGTTTTGTTTTGGGGAATCTAGTGATTTCAATGCGTCATTTCCGGCCTCGAAGTGGAGCGCTGGGTTCAATGTCACCTTAGAGGACTGTGATCTGATGACAGAAGACGAGCTTCCGTTGCTCAGAAACCTGATCGACGAGGCGTGGGAGAAGTACCAAAAGTCACAGCCTTTATCTACATCACCTGTATCGTCATCTATAGCAATGCCGACTACAACGGCGGCGTCAACCAAATAA